The following are from one region of the Rhizobacter sp. AJA081-3 genome:
- a CDS encoding nitrate/nitrite transporter codes for MTPVPKRILPVIAISQFAGTSVWFAINAVMADLQRSVALPASAVGWLTAAVQVGFILGTFGFALLSIADRFSPRKVFLVCSLFAAALALATALLPPQYGTLLALRFLTGIALAGIYPVGMKIAAGWFAHGLGWALGVLVGALVLGNALPFGLRALGAQWSWQAVMLAVAAVAAGGGVLMAVFVPDGPHLAPAARITPRALGVIWHDRKVRASAFGYFGHMWELYAFFVLIPAIVALRWQGAAASWWVAAAMAVGGLACVIGGALVRRVGGARVAGFQLASSGLCGLLAPWMLDAPLPLWGAWLLWWGATVSGDSPQFSALTAANAPRAMVGSVLTFVNAIGFTLSVGTITLFAAMASVWPLAQVLPWLAVGPAIGLLFLRPLWRS; via the coding sequence ATGACCCCCGTCCCGAAGCGGATCCTGCCCGTCATCGCGATCTCGCAGTTCGCGGGCACCTCGGTCTGGTTCGCCATCAACGCGGTGATGGCCGACCTGCAGCGCAGCGTGGCGCTGCCGGCCTCGGCGGTGGGCTGGCTCACCGCCGCCGTGCAGGTCGGCTTCATCCTCGGCACCTTCGGCTTCGCGCTGCTGTCCATCGCCGACCGCTTCTCGCCGCGCAAGGTCTTTCTCGTCTGCTCCTTGTTCGCCGCCGCGCTGGCGCTGGCCACCGCGCTGCTGCCGCCGCAGTACGGCACGCTGCTCGCGCTGCGCTTCCTCACCGGCATCGCACTGGCCGGCATCTACCCGGTGGGCATGAAGATCGCCGCCGGCTGGTTCGCGCACGGCCTGGGCTGGGCGCTGGGGGTGCTGGTCGGCGCGCTGGTGCTGGGCAACGCGCTGCCCTTCGGGTTGCGTGCGCTCGGCGCGCAGTGGTCGTGGCAGGCGGTGATGCTCGCCGTCGCCGCGGTGGCCGCCGGCGGCGGCGTGCTGATGGCGGTGTTCGTGCCCGACGGGCCGCACCTCGCGCCGGCGGCGCGCATCACGCCGCGCGCGCTCGGCGTGATCTGGCACGACCGGAAGGTGCGTGCCTCGGCCTTCGGCTACTTCGGCCACATGTGGGAGCTGTACGCCTTCTTCGTGCTCATCCCGGCCATCGTCGCGTTGCGCTGGCAGGGCGCGGCGGCCTCCTGGTGGGTGGCCGCCGCCATGGCGGTGGGCGGCCTCGCCTGCGTGATCGGCGGCGCGCTGGTGCGGCGGGTCGGCGGCGCGCGCGTGGCCGGCTTCCAGCTCGCCAGCAGTGGGCTGTGCGGCCTGCTCGCGCCGTGGATGCTCGACGCGCCGCTGCCGCTGTGGGGCGCCTGGCTGCTCTGGTGGGGCGCCACCGTGTCGGGCGACTCGCCGCAGTTCAGCGCGCTCACCGCGGCCAACGCGCCGCGCGCCATGGTCGGCAGCGTGCTGACATTCGTCAACGCGATCGGCTTCACGCTGTCGGTCGGCACGATCACCCTGTTCGCCGCCATGGCGTCGGTGTGGCCTCTCGCGCAGGTGCTGCCCTGGCTCGCCGTGGGCCCGGCGATCGGATTGCTGTTCCTGCGGCCGCTGTGGCGGTCTTGA
- a CDS encoding MBL fold metallo-hydrolase RNA specificity domain-containing protein encodes MKITFLGAADTVTGSRHLVEIDGQTLLLDCGLFQGFKTLRERNWAPLPVPAREIDAVVLSHAHLDHSGYLPALVKQGFKGAVHCTQATRDLAEVLLLDSAHLQEEDARRANRKGFSRHEPALPLYTVADAKRAIARLTPLPAGKAVRLGNVLAELTPVGHLLGACAVTLRQRDVSLVYSGDLGRSNDMLMPAPQRIARADVLLVESTYGNRLHPPEDVQAVLGSIVRATVRRGGSVLLPSFAVGRAQALMLVMQRLKAAGEVPEDLPVFLDSPMATAATTLYQKHRRLLRLSPREANTLCDGVTIVSTPQQSEKVSRARYPSVIISASGMATGGRVLHHLKAMAPNPKHSIVFPGFQVAGTRGAKLVEGATEVKIFGEYVAVKAQVSHLEGFSGHADANELMHWLQGFEQAPRETFVVHGEPAAADALRSRIADELGWRVRVPEHLSQFSV; translated from the coding sequence ATGAAGATCACTTTCCTCGGCGCGGCCGACACCGTCACCGGCTCGCGACACCTCGTCGAGATCGACGGCCAGACCCTCCTGCTCGACTGCGGCCTGTTCCAGGGCTTCAAGACGCTGCGCGAGCGCAACTGGGCGCCGCTGCCGGTGCCCGCGCGCGAGATCGACGCGGTGGTGCTCAGCCACGCCCACCTGGACCACAGCGGCTACCTGCCGGCGCTGGTGAAGCAGGGATTCAAGGGCGCGGTGCACTGCACGCAGGCCACGCGCGACCTCGCCGAGGTGCTGCTGCTGGACAGTGCCCACCTGCAGGAGGAAGACGCCCGCCGCGCCAACCGCAAAGGCTTCTCGCGCCACGAGCCGGCGCTGCCGCTGTACACCGTGGCCGATGCCAAGCGCGCCATCGCGCGGCTCACGCCGCTGCCCGCGGGCAAGGCGGTGCGCCTGGGCAACGTGCTCGCCGAACTCACGCCGGTGGGCCACCTGCTCGGCGCCTGCGCGGTGACGCTGCGCCAGCGCGACGTGTCGCTGGTCTATTCCGGCGACCTGGGCCGCAGCAACGACATGCTGATGCCCGCGCCGCAGCGCATTGCGCGTGCCGATGTGCTGCTCGTCGAATCGACCTATGGCAACCGCCTGCACCCGCCCGAGGATGTGCAGGCCGTGCTCGGCTCCATCGTGCGCGCCACGGTGCGCCGCGGCGGCTCGGTGCTGCTGCCCTCCTTCGCCGTCGGCCGTGCGCAGGCGCTGATGCTGGTGATGCAGCGGCTGAAGGCCGCTGGCGAAGTCCCGGAAGACCTGCCGGTGTTCCTCGACAGCCCGATGGCCACCGCCGCCACCACGCTCTACCAGAAGCACCGCCGGCTGCTGCGCCTGAGCCCGCGCGAAGCGAACACGCTGTGCGACGGCGTCACCATCGTGAGCACGCCGCAGCAGTCGGAGAAGGTGTCGCGGGCGCGCTACCCGAGCGTGATCATCTCGGCCAGCGGCATGGCCACCGGCGGGCGCGTGCTGCACCACCTGAAGGCGATGGCGCCGAACCCGAAACACTCGATCGTCTTCCCCGGCTTCCAGGTGGCCGGCACGCGCGGCGCCAAGCTGGTGGAAGGCGCCACCGAGGTGAAGATCTTCGGCGAGTACGTGGCGGTGAAGGCGCAGGTCAGCCACCTCGAGGGCTTCTCCGGGCACGCCGACGCCAACGAGCTGATGCACTGGCTGCAGGGTTTCGAGCAGGCGCCGCGCGAGACTTTCGTCGTGCACGGCGAGCCGGCCGCGGCCGACGCGCTGCGCAGCCGCATCGCCGACGAGCTCGGCTGGCGCGTGCGCGTGCCCGAGCACCTGTCGCAGTTCTCAGTCTGA
- the thpR gene encoding RNA 2',3'-cyclic phosphodiesterase, whose translation MRLFLALWPDAAVRQHLAGARSAWSWPAQAVPVPPERLHLTLHYLGELGEVETASLRARLPGLPEPFLLEFGRAALWPQGIAVLEPLVVPPGLAALHVALAHALAELGLRTDDRPFRPHVTLARHAQGTPLPAEGPRWTWPVNGYALVHSVRGPPLRYDVLQHVSR comes from the coding sequence ATGCGTCTGTTCCTCGCCCTGTGGCCCGACGCGGCCGTGCGACAGCACCTTGCCGGCGCCCGATCGGCGTGGTCGTGGCCCGCGCAGGCGGTGCCGGTGCCGCCCGAGCGCCTGCACTTGACGCTGCACTACCTCGGCGAACTGGGCGAGGTCGAAACGGCCTCGCTGCGCGCGCGCCTGCCGGGCCTGCCCGAGCCGTTCCTGCTCGAGTTCGGCCGCGCCGCGCTGTGGCCGCAAGGCATCGCGGTGCTGGAGCCGCTCGTGGTGCCGCCCGGCCTCGCGGCCCTGCACGTCGCGCTGGCGCACGCGCTGGCCGAGCTCGGCTTGCGCACCGACGACCGCCCGTTCCGGCCGCACGTGACGCTGGCGCGCCATGCGCAGGGCACGCCGCTGCCTGCCGAGGGACCCCGCTGGACCTGGCCGGTGAACGGCTATGCCCTGGTGCACTCGGTCCGCGGCCCGCCCTTGCGCTACGACGTGCTGCAGCACGTGAGCCGCTGA
- a CDS encoding DUF2891 domain-containing protein: protein MAPVPLTPLARADALRLADTALAAVRQRFPHKLDHLILHEDDRPAPAHIHPLFDGSYDWHSSVHMHWSLLRLLCRQPDLPQSAQIVEHFDARFTPALVAVERDYAAQPQRGSFERPYGWAWLLALQAELDEHDARLPRRSAWADALRPFSDEVAARLAAFLGRSHYPVRAGMHANSAFAMLLARRHRDEALNRAIDRAARQWFGNDRAYPAHYEPGGADFLSPGLCEALLMREVLGEAFVPWWTAFEPKGEALANWLQPARVSDRVDPQLVHLDGLNLSRAWCLQSLAEAVPAALAPRFVAAAQAHRAAAWPHIGGGDFAATHWLVSFALLSLGD from the coding sequence ATGGCGCCTGTGCCGCTGACGCCGCTCGCCCGCGCCGACGCGCTGCGCCTGGCCGACACGGCGCTGGCCGCGGTGCGCCAGCGTTTCCCGCACAAGCTCGACCACCTGATCCTGCACGAGGACGACCGGCCCGCGCCGGCCCACATCCACCCGCTGTTCGATGGCAGCTACGACTGGCATTCGAGCGTGCACATGCATTGGTCGCTGCTGCGGCTGCTGTGCCGGCAGCCCGATCTGCCGCAGTCGGCGCAGATCGTCGAACACTTCGATGCGCGCTTCACGCCTGCGCTCGTGGCGGTGGAGCGCGACTACGCCGCGCAGCCGCAGCGCGGCAGCTTCGAGCGGCCCTACGGCTGGGCCTGGCTGCTGGCGCTGCAGGCGGAGCTCGACGAGCACGATGCCAGGCTACCGCGACGATCCGCCTGGGCCGACGCGCTGCGCCCCTTCAGCGACGAGGTGGCGGCGCGGCTGGCCGCCTTCCTCGGCCGCAGCCACTACCCGGTGCGCGCCGGCATGCACGCCAACTCGGCCTTCGCGATGCTGCTGGCACGGCGCCACCGCGACGAGGCGCTGAACCGCGCCATCGACCGCGCGGCGCGGCAGTGGTTCGGCAACGACCGCGCCTACCCGGCGCACTACGAGCCCGGCGGTGCCGACTTCCTCTCGCCCGGCCTGTGCGAGGCACTGCTGATGCGCGAGGTGCTGGGCGAGGCCTTCGTGCCGTGGTGGACGGCCTTCGAGCCGAAGGGCGAGGCGCTCGCGAACTGGCTGCAGCCGGCTCGCGTGAGCGACCGCGTCGACCCCCAGCTGGTGCATCTGGACGGCCTGAACCTGTCGCGCGCCTGGTGCCTGCAATCGCTGGCCGAGGCCGTGCCGGCCGCGCTGGCGCCGCGCTTCGTCGCTGCGGCACAGGCGCACCGCGCGGCCGCCTGGCCGCACATCGGCGGAGGTGACTTCGCCGCGACGCACTGGCTGGTGAGCTTCGCGCTGCTGTCGCTGGGCGACTGA
- a CDS encoding protocatechuate 3,4-dioxygenase, translated as MTVTTHPSRRLLLGAAVALAAPAIWRGAIAQTRQRPTPAQTEGPFYPVELPADSDADLLAQGARRYAKGRGALLEGTVTDTAGRALSGAAVEIWQCDQDGHYHHPGDGGRADPDFQGFGRVLLGADGAYRFRTIRPAPYSGRTPHIHLKVRLGARELLTTQVYVQGDPGNARDFLWQRLRAEDRAALSVPFEPAGDTLRARFAIVVAA; from the coding sequence ATGACTGTCACCACCCACCCCTCGCGCCGCCTCCTGCTCGGTGCCGCCGTCGCCCTGGCCGCCCCGGCCATCTGGCGCGGCGCGATCGCGCAGACCCGGCAGCGCCCCACGCCGGCGCAGACGGAAGGTCCGTTCTACCCGGTCGAGCTGCCCGCCGACAGCGACGCCGACCTGCTCGCGCAGGGCGCGCGCCGTTATGCCAAGGGCCGCGGCGCGTTGCTCGAAGGCACGGTCACCGACACCGCCGGCCGCGCGCTCAGCGGCGCCGCGGTGGAGATCTGGCAATGCGACCAGGACGGCCACTACCACCACCCGGGCGACGGCGGCCGCGCCGACCCCGATTTCCAGGGCTTCGGCCGCGTGCTGCTCGGCGCCGACGGCGCCTACCGCTTCCGCACCATCCGCCCGGCGCCCTACAGCGGCCGCACGCCGCACATCCACCTGAAGGTGCGGCTGGGTGCGCGCGAACTGCTCACCACGCAGGTCTACGTGCAGGGCGACCCCGGCAATGCGCGCGACTTCCTCTGGCAGCGCCTGCGCGCCGAAGACCGCGCAGCGCTGAGCGTGCCCTTCGAGCCGGCCGGCGACACGCTGCGCGCGCGTTTCGCGATCGTCGTGGCGGCCTGA
- a CDS encoding 2OG-Fe(II) oxygenase: MSEIAQPQPVTPELRQWIIEQAKAGVQPESVLQSMVASGWREDVAIAALEDTLRGFLDERAKVAQLPAAVRVPDPLPAVAGIPTTLQAGDREVRVVLAMRDPRVIVFGGLLSHEECDELMAVAGKRLARSETVQTDTGASEVNDARTSQGMFFDRGENELCRRIEARIAALLKWPVENGEGLQVLHYRPGAEYKPHYDYFDPAQSGTPTILKRGGQRVATVVMYLNDPVIGGGTTFPDVQLEVAPVKGNAVFFSYERAHPVSRTLHGGAPVVEGEKWVATKWLREGVFR, encoded by the coding sequence ATGAGTGAGATTGCCCAGCCCCAGCCGGTCACGCCCGAGCTGCGCCAGTGGATCATCGAGCAGGCCAAGGCCGGCGTGCAGCCGGAGTCGGTGCTGCAGTCGATGGTGGCCAGCGGCTGGCGTGAAGACGTCGCCATCGCCGCGCTGGAAGACACGCTGCGCGGCTTCCTTGACGAGCGTGCCAAGGTGGCGCAGCTGCCGGCCGCAGTGCGCGTGCCCGACCCGCTGCCCGCCGTGGCCGGCATCCCGACCACGCTGCAGGCCGGCGACCGCGAAGTGCGTGTCGTGCTGGCGATGCGCGACCCGCGTGTCATCGTCTTCGGTGGCCTGCTGTCGCACGAGGAATGCGATGAGCTGATGGCCGTGGCGGGCAAGCGGCTGGCCCGCTCCGAGACCGTGCAGACCGACACCGGCGCGAGCGAGGTCAACGACGCGCGCACCAGCCAGGGCATGTTCTTCGACCGCGGCGAGAACGAGCTGTGCCGGCGCATCGAGGCGCGCATCGCCGCGCTGCTGAAGTGGCCGGTGGAGAACGGCGAAGGCCTGCAGGTGCTGCACTACCGCCCCGGCGCCGAGTACAAGCCGCACTACGACTACTTCGATCCGGCGCAGAGCGGCACTCCCACCATCCTCAAGCGCGGCGGCCAGCGCGTGGCCACCGTGGTCATGTACCTCAACGACCCGGTGATCGGCGGCGGCACCACCTTCCCCGACGTGCAGCTCGAGGTTGCTCCGGTGAAGGGCAACGCCGTCTTCTTCAGCTACGAGCGTGCGCACCCGGTCAGCCGCACGCTGCACGGTGGCGCGCCGGTGGTCGAGGGCGAGAAGTGGGTCGCCACCAAGTGGCTGCGTGAAGGGGTGTTCCGCTGA
- a CDS encoding DUF4010 domain-containing protein — protein sequence MGCGLLIGLDRERRKGEGDDRAAAGLRSFAIAALLGALAQTLAVPGLVVAAAVLVALMAALAYARSRSRDPGLTTELALFATFLVGVLSVRSPLLGAACGTVLAVLLAARTQLHRFATQWLSQRELHDGLMLAALALVLLPLVPDTALPWLGGMRARPLGALVLLILVLQAAGHVALRLLGARFGLAASGFFGGFVSSTATIATFGARARAGEAPPAMAAAAGALSGCATWLQLLVLAAALSRPALALLWLPALCGGVATFAVSLAWLAGHSTGRDREDDPPLLAERGALRLREAVLIALLLAGVALVVGQAQRLFGTGGVLVSTSLAALGDAHAPIASLLSLFAAGRLDAATLLAGALLAVGTNTITRLVTAAVTGGRAYALRVGTALLAGLGAAVAATALLAA from the coding sequence CTGGGCTGCGGCCTGCTGATCGGCCTGGATCGCGAGCGCCGCAAAGGCGAAGGCGACGACCGCGCCGCGGCGGGCCTGCGCAGCTTCGCCATCGCCGCGCTGCTGGGCGCGCTGGCGCAGACGCTCGCGGTGCCGGGGCTGGTCGTCGCCGCCGCCGTGCTGGTCGCGCTGATGGCGGCGCTGGCCTACGCCCGCAGCCGTTCGCGCGACCCGGGGCTGACCACCGAGCTGGCGCTGTTCGCCACCTTCCTGGTCGGCGTGCTGTCGGTGCGCTCGCCGCTGCTGGGTGCGGCCTGCGGCACCGTGCTGGCGGTGCTGCTGGCCGCGCGCACGCAGCTGCACCGCTTCGCCACGCAGTGGCTGAGCCAGCGCGAGCTGCACGACGGGCTGATGCTCGCCGCGCTGGCGCTGGTGCTGCTGCCGCTGGTGCCGGACACCGCCCTGCCCTGGCTGGGCGGCATGCGTGCGCGGCCACTGGGCGCGCTGGTGCTGCTCATCCTCGTGCTGCAGGCCGCCGGCCATGTGGCGCTGCGCCTGCTCGGCGCGCGATTCGGCCTGGCGGCCTCGGGCTTCTTCGGCGGATTCGTGTCGAGCACGGCCACCATCGCCACCTTCGGCGCACGGGCACGTGCCGGCGAGGCGCCACCCGCGATGGCGGCTGCGGCGGGTGCGCTGTCGGGCTGTGCGACCTGGCTGCAGCTGCTCGTGCTGGCCGCGGCGCTGTCGCGGCCGGCACTGGCCTTGTTGTGGCTGCCCGCACTGTGCGGCGGGGTGGCCACTTTCGCCGTCTCGCTCGCCTGGCTGGCCGGCCACAGCACGGGCCGCGATCGGGAAGATGACCCGCCGCTGCTGGCCGAACGAGGCGCCCTGCGCCTGCGCGAAGCCGTGCTGATCGCCCTGCTGCTGGCCGGCGTGGCGCTGGTCGTCGGCCAGGCCCAGCGCTTGTTCGGCACCGGCGGCGTGCTGGTGAGCACCTCGCTGGCGGCACTCGGTGATGCGCACGCGCCGATCGCCTCATTGCTGTCGTTGTTTGCCGCCGGCCGGCTCGATGCGGCCACGCTGCTGGCCGGCGCCCTGCTCGCGGTGGGCACGAACACGATCACCCGGCTGGTGACGGCGGCCGTGACCGGCGGCCGCGCCTATGCCCTGCGCGTGGGCACGGCCCTGCTCGCGGGCCTGGGGGCGGCCGTGGCGGCCACCGCATTGCTTGCAGCTTGA
- the yaaA gene encoding peroxide stress protein YaaA, with amino-acid sequence MLYLLSPAKRLDYERPIPPEVAALATRPLYMDDAAELIEVMRAKTPVQVARLMDLSDELAALNVARYAAWSKRSTVHNSRPAVLGFDGDVYDGLQAASLGVDELAWAQSHLVILSGLYGVLRPLDKLQPYRLEMGTAVATPRGRDLYAFWGDTLAEHLNKLQRGERAPVIVNLASQEYSRAALRPVLRARIVDCVFEEWKDGQYRIISFFAKRARGMMARFAVQQRIESPEGLTAFEADGYAFDERHSTADRLVFRRRMG; translated from the coding sequence ATGCTGTACCTGCTGTCCCCCGCCAAGCGCCTCGACTACGAACGCCCCATCCCGCCCGAAGTGGCGGCCTTGGCCACCCGGCCCTTGTACATGGACGATGCCGCCGAGCTGATCGAGGTGATGCGCGCCAAGACGCCGGTGCAGGTGGCGCGGCTGATGGACCTCTCCGACGAGCTCGCGGCGCTCAACGTGGCGCGTTACGCCGCCTGGTCGAAGCGCAGCACGGTGCACAACAGCCGCCCGGCGGTGCTCGGCTTCGATGGCGATGTCTACGACGGCCTGCAGGCCGCCTCGCTCGGCGTCGACGAGCTGGCCTGGGCGCAGTCGCACCTCGTCATCCTCAGCGGCCTGTACGGCGTGCTGCGCCCGCTCGACAAGCTGCAGCCCTATCGCCTCGAGATGGGCACCGCGGTGGCCACGCCGCGCGGCCGCGACCTCTACGCCTTCTGGGGCGACACGCTGGCCGAACACCTCAACAAGCTGCAGCGCGGCGAGCGCGCGCCGGTGATCGTCAACCTCGCCTCGCAGGAGTATTCGCGCGCCGCGCTGCGACCGGTGCTGCGTGCGCGCATCGTCGACTGCGTGTTCGAGGAGTGGAAGGACGGCCAGTACAGGATCATCAGCTTCTTCGCCAAGCGCGCGCGCGGCATGATGGCGCGCTTCGCGGTGCAGCAGCGCATCGAGTCGCCCGAGGGGCTCACTGCGTTCGAGGCCGACGGCTACGCCTTCGACGAGAGGCATTCGACGGCAGATCGACTGGTGTTCCGCAGGCGCATGGGATGA
- a CDS encoding CaiB/BaiF CoA-transferase family protein translates to MRDAGLLAGIRVIDLTKLLPGPLATKHLAEMGASVLKVEGPASDGQEDGTRHMGLTRADREAGRPSLIFRALNEGKQIVEIDLRSETGRTELLAHAREADLLVEGFRPGVMDKLGLGWEALHALNPKLVMCAISGYGQHNAWSHRAGHDINYIAMAGVLEQIATVEGDVAVPNFQIGDLMGGTQAAVSGMLAALLSAQRSGQGRFVDISMTHEVYRHHVLARIALAATGRTPAPGRDLLSGGAPCYGAYRCADARFMAVGALEMKFWRELCGVLGRPDWIERHWSRGLVPGSEASMALRAEVAAAFALEPMAHWASCFESVDACVTPVLRLDELAAHPVHATGQPPGVAAR, encoded by the coding sequence GTGCGCGATGCCGGCCTGCTCGCCGGCATTCGCGTGATCGACCTGACGAAGCTGCTGCCCGGCCCGCTCGCGACGAAGCACCTGGCCGAGATGGGCGCGTCGGTGCTCAAGGTCGAGGGCCCGGCCAGCGACGGCCAGGAAGACGGCACGCGGCACATGGGCCTGACGCGCGCAGACCGCGAGGCCGGCCGGCCCAGCCTGATCTTCCGCGCCCTCAACGAAGGCAAGCAGATCGTCGAGATCGATCTGCGCAGCGAGACCGGCCGCACCGAACTGCTGGCGCACGCGCGCGAAGCCGACCTGCTGGTCGAAGGCTTCCGCCCCGGCGTGATGGACAAGCTCGGCCTGGGCTGGGAGGCGCTGCATGCCTTGAACCCGAAGCTGGTGATGTGCGCCATCAGCGGTTATGGGCAGCACAACGCCTGGTCGCACCGCGCCGGCCACGACATCAACTACATCGCCATGGCCGGCGTGCTCGAGCAGATCGCCACCGTCGAGGGCGACGTGGCCGTGCCCAACTTCCAGATCGGCGACCTGATGGGCGGCACGCAGGCGGCAGTCTCGGGCATGCTCGCCGCGCTGTTGTCCGCGCAGCGCAGCGGGCAGGGGCGATTCGTCGACATCTCGATGACGCACGAGGTCTACCGCCACCACGTGCTGGCCCGCATCGCGCTGGCCGCCACCGGCCGCACGCCGGCGCCGGGGCGCGACCTGCTCTCCGGCGGCGCGCCGTGTTACGGCGCCTACCGCTGCGCCGACGCTCGTTTCATGGCCGTGGGCGCACTGGAGATGAAGTTCTGGCGCGAACTCTGCGGCGTTCTCGGCCGGCCCGACTGGATCGAGCGTCACTGGTCGCGCGGCCTTGTGCCCGGCAGCGAGGCGTCGATGGCGCTGCGCGCCGAGGTGGCGGCAGCCTTCGCGCTTGAGCCCATGGCGCACTGGGCCTCGTGCTTCGAATCGGTGGACGCCTGCGTCACGCCGGTGCTGCGGCTGGATGAACTGGCGGCGCATCCGGTGCATGCCACGGGTCAACCACCCGGCGTGGCGGCGCGTTGA